Proteins encoded within one genomic window of Gallus gallus isolate bGalGal1 chromosome 1, bGalGal1.mat.broiler.GRCg7b, whole genome shotgun sequence:
- the LOC101751545 gene encoding cyclin-dependent kinase inhibitor 1 isoform X3 encodes MESLLGTLTREQHQGEKMERQLGKIVHTQRNLFGPVDHEQLHWDFQHMLRSNIEVAQQKWNFDFLQDVPMEGFLQWEELGGHEVPAFYHSCVVRESRRPLWHLHQPLCREEKAHQLTLAALVEKPKASKQTGAGKVPEGKKRRQTSLTDYYSGKKRVRTNTQAAAKKPTA; translated from the exons AT GGAATCGCTGCTGGGTACACTCACCAGAGAGCAGCACCAGGGAGAAAAGATGGAGCGGCAGCTGGGGAAGATAGTGCACACCCAGCGGAATCTCTTTGGCCCGGTAGACCATGAGCAGCTGCACTGGGACTTCCAGCACATGCTGCGCAGCAACATTGAGGTGGCCCAGCAGAAGTGGAACTTCGATTTCCTGCAGGATGTGCCAATGGAGGGATTCCTGCAGTGGGAAGAGCTGGGGGGCCATGAGGTGCCAGCCTTCTACCACAGCTGTGTGGTGAGAGAAAGCCGGAGGCCACTGTGGCACCTGCACCAGCCTCTGTGCAGGGAGGAAAAGGCTCACCAGTTGACCCTGGCGGCACTGGTGGAGAAACCAAAGGCTTCCAAGCAAACAGGAGCTGGGAAGGttccagaagggaagaaaagaagacagacaTCTTTAACAG ATTACTACTCAGGAAAGAAGCGAGTCAGGACGAATACGCAAGCTGCTGCAAAGAAGCCGACTGCTTGA
- the LOC101751545 gene encoding cyclin-dependent kinase inhibitor 1 isoform X2 yields the protein MTQKIYFQALPEVEDLSRNQESLLGTLTREQHQGEKMERQLGKIVHTQRNLFGPVDHEQLHWDFQHMLRSNIEVAQQKWNFDFLQDVPMEGFLQWEELGGHEVPAFYHSCVVRESRRPLWHLHQPLCREEKAHQLTLAALVEKPKASKQTGAGKVPEGKKRRQTSLTDYYSGKKRVRTNTQAAAKKPTA from the exons ATGACACAGAAGATCTATTTTCAAGCTCTTCCAGAAGTTGAAGACTTGAGCAGAAATCA GGAATCGCTGCTGGGTACACTCACCAGAGAGCAGCACCAGGGAGAAAAGATGGAGCGGCAGCTGGGGAAGATAGTGCACACCCAGCGGAATCTCTTTGGCCCGGTAGACCATGAGCAGCTGCACTGGGACTTCCAGCACATGCTGCGCAGCAACATTGAGGTGGCCCAGCAGAAGTGGAACTTCGATTTCCTGCAGGATGTGCCAATGGAGGGATTCCTGCAGTGGGAAGAGCTGGGGGGCCATGAGGTGCCAGCCTTCTACCACAGCTGTGTGGTGAGAGAAAGCCGGAGGCCACTGTGGCACCTGCACCAGCCTCTGTGCAGGGAGGAAAAGGCTCACCAGTTGACCCTGGCGGCACTGGTGGAGAAACCAAAGGCTTCCAAGCAAACAGGAGCTGGGAAGGttccagaagggaagaaaagaagacagacaTCTTTAACAG ATTACTACTCAGGAAAGAAGCGAGTCAGGACGAATACGCAAGCTGCTGCAAAGAAGCCGACTGCTTGA
- the LOC101751545 gene encoding cyclin-dependent kinase inhibitor 1 isoform X4 produces the protein MERQLGKIVHTQRNLFGPVDHEQLHWDFQHMLRSNIEVAQQKWNFDFLQDVPMEGFLQWEELGGHEVPAFYHSCVVRESRRPLWHLHQPLCREEKAHQLTLAALVEKPKASKQTGAGKVPEGKKRRQTSLTDYYSGKKRVRTNTQAAAKKPTA, from the exons ATGGAGCGGCAGCTGGGGAAGATAGTGCACACCCAGCGGAATCTCTTTGGCCCGGTAGACCATGAGCAGCTGCACTGGGACTTCCAGCACATGCTGCGCAGCAACATTGAGGTGGCCCAGCAGAAGTGGAACTTCGATTTCCTGCAGGATGTGCCAATGGAGGGATTCCTGCAGTGGGAAGAGCTGGGGGGCCATGAGGTGCCAGCCTTCTACCACAGCTGTGTGGTGAGAGAAAGCCGGAGGCCACTGTGGCACCTGCACCAGCCTCTGTGCAGGGAGGAAAAGGCTCACCAGTTGACCCTGGCGGCACTGGTGGAGAAACCAAAGGCTTCCAAGCAAACAGGAGCTGGGAAGGttccagaagggaagaaaagaagacagacaTCTTTAACAG ATTACTACTCAGGAAAGAAGCGAGTCAGGACGAATACGCAAGCTGCTGCAAAGAAGCCGACTGCTTGA
- the LOC101751545 gene encoding translation initiation factor IF-2 isoform X1: protein MHRPRHPALGSHAQAGVRTDEPRDPTNPSHAVILCKHDLHPHPHSPACLQPPHSWAAKIPILPIHPRRSDNRNTHFPPDPLLSLAAAPRSSPRETRSPAIPWPTGSPRPRRAGRSRPRPSRCGATCSAAWRGARPGSARPCPAAREAGQGGGRAGPRDEPGGSLRPRPLSSSSAAAGDTPSLSRARESAGGSIRGASHAFCLLLKHLELNSPKDKTRGS, encoded by the exons ATGCACAGGCCTAGacaccctgctctgggcagccatgCTCAAGCAGGGGTTAGGACAGATGAGCCCAGAGATCCCACCAACcccagccatgctgtgattctgtgcaagCATGATCTGCATCCCCATCCTCACTCCCCAGCCTGTCTTCAGCCACCTCATTCTTGGGCGGCAAAAATTCCCATTTTGCCCATTCACCCGAGAAGATCTGACAATAGAAACACCCACTTTCCTCCTGACCCCCTCCTCAGTCTCGCAGCCGCCCCGCGCTCCTCCCCACGCGAGACACGCAGCCCCGCCATCCCGTGGCCCACGGGCTCCCCACGGCCGCGCCGAGCTGGCCGGAGCCGCCCGAGGCCCTCACGTTGCGGAGCCACGTGCAGCGCCGCCTGGCGAGGCGCCCGGCCCGGCTCAGCTCGGCCCTGCCCGGCGGCACGtgaggcggggcagggcgggggccgggccgggccgcgggaCGAGCCCGGCGGCAGCCTGCGACCCCGGCCGCTTTCCTCGTCGTCCGCCGCTGCCGGAGACACCCCTTCCCTGAGCCGCGCGAGGGAGAGCGCAGGGGGCAGCATTCGGGGTGCCTCGCAT gctttttgtcttcttttgaaacaCCTGGAATTAAACAGCCCTAAAGACAAGACACGTGGTTCATAG